The following are encoded in a window of Drosophila simulans strain w501 chromosome 3L, Prin_Dsim_3.1, whole genome shotgun sequence genomic DNA:
- the LOC6737507 gene encoding uncharacterized protein LOC6737507, with translation MADDEDKPKKHTLDSLFLVYSNFQVIPTDIENEYFDSILLSQLDAWLEQAKLMPNPITRTQTGLIYMRYKKWRLEYEDFLEVLNNLASDNNLPIDDMKQIMIDAGVPNGADVVIVVK, from the exons ATGGCCGATGATGAAGATAAACCAAAGAAGCACACGCTGGACAGCCTGTTCTTGGTGTATTCCAACTTCCAG GTCATACCCACCGACATCGAGAACGAGTACTTCGACAGCATACTCCTCTCGCAGTTGGACGCCTGGCTGGAGCAGGCCAAGCTCATGCCCAATCCCATAACTCGAACTCAGACCGGTCTGATATACATGCGATACAA GAAATGGCGTTTGGAGTACGAAGACTTTCTGGAGGTCCTAAACAACTTGGCATCCGATAACAATCTGCCTATAGATGACATGAAGCAAATAATGATCGATGCTGGAGTCCCGAATGGCGCTGATGTGGTCATAGTCGTCAAGTAG
- the LOC6737504 gene encoding transcription initiation factor TFIID subunit 2 gives METQPEVPEVPLRPFKLAHQVVSLTGISFERRSIIGVVELTIVPNSENLRLIRLNAKQLRIYNVVLNDVCQADFTYFDPFQNICYKDPKSRVLEVYSKHHLTAAQYTDPDVNNGELLIQVPPEGYSMIQEGQGLRIRIEFSLENPKCGVHFVIPPASTDEETQMNSSHMFTNCYENSSRLWFPCVDSFADPCTWRLEFTVDKNMTAVSCGELLEVIMTPDLRKKTFHYSVSTPVCAPNIALAVGQFDIYVDPHMHEVTHFCLPGLLPLLKNTVRYLHEAFEFYEETLSTRYPFSCYKQVFVDELDTDISAYATMSIASVNLLHSIAIIDQTYISRTFMSRAVAEQFFGCFITSHHWSDTWLAKGIAEYLCGLYSRKCFGNNEYRAWVQSELARVVRYEEQYGGIILDCSQPPAPLPVSGTNQSAASNKQQEIVHYFPIKSLHTVSPKYVEAMRRKAHFVIRMLENRIGQELLIQVFNKQLALASSAATTKIGAGLWSQLLISTNIFIKAIFTVTGKDMSVFMDQWVRTGGHAKFSLTSVFNRKRNTIELEIRQDFVNQRGIRKYNGPLMVQLQELDGTFKHTLQIESTLVKSDITCHSKSRRNKKKKIPLCTGEEVDMDLSAMDDSPVLWIRLDPEMILLRDLIIEQPDFQWQYQLRHERDVTAQFQAIQALQKYPTNATRLALTDTIESERCFYQVRCEAAHSLTKVANQMVASWSGPPAMLNIFRKFFGSFSAPHIIKLNNFSNFQLYFLQKAIPVAMAGLRTSHGICPPEVMRFLFDLFKYNENSRNHYTDAYYRAALVEALGETLTPVVSVAIHGTQITTDSLSTDAKLVLDEVTRLLNMEKHLPSYKYMVSVSCLKVIRKLQKFGHLPSLPHIYRSYAEYGIYLDLRIAAMECLVDFVKVDGRSEDLEHLITLLETDPDPAARHALAQLLIDNPPFTRESRSRLDKPNLVDRLWFSINRLPYDTKLRCDIVDLYYALYGTKRPNCLQAGENQSFYKDLMKDNNSSVGSVTGSFKKTSDSKSHLPTQTNTLDNEPQERQKPAMVTIKRTATEAFEVGDEIIKLERSEEITVLDEPVNVQAYDSETKVNVLQADEEARDTHQATKRLKSEMYAEDDNSSTMLDVGDSTRYESSHEEGKLKSGEGGLKKKKKKEKKKHKHKHKHKHTKDKDKDKERKDKDKRDPHISRLQARETATPDTLSSADSSNSNSLPPMNLN, from the exons ATGGAAACGCAACCTGAGGTGCCCGAGGTGCCGCTGCGTCCGTTTAAATT GGCGCATCAGGTTGTGAGCCTCACGGGCATCAGTTTCGAGCGGAGGAGCATAATT GGCGTGGTCGAGCTGACCATTGTGCCGAACAGCGAGAATCTGCGCCTAATACGCCTGAACGCCAAGCAGCTGCGGATCTACAACGTCGTTTTGAATGATGTCTGCCAGGCGGATTTCACGTACTTCGATCCCTTCCAGAACATCTGCTACAAGGACCCGAAGAGCCGCGTGTTGGAGGTCTACTCCAAGCATCATCTGACCGCCGCCCAGTACACCGATCCGGATGTGAACAACGGCGAACTTCTCATCCAGGTTCCGCCCGAGGGCTACTCTATGATCCAAGAGGGTCAGGGTCTGCGCATCCGCATCGAGTTCTCGTTGGAGAATCCCAAATGCGGCGTACATTTTGTCATACCACCCGCTTCCACGGACGAGGAGACACAGATGAACAGCTCGCATATGTTCACCAATTGCTATGAAAACTCCTCGAGATTGTGGTTTCCCTGCGTGGACAGTTTCGCCGATCCCTGCACCTGGCGGCTGGAGTTCACTGTCGACAAAAATATGACCGCCGTTTCGTGTGGAGAACTTCTAGAAGTCATTATGACCCCAGATCTGCGAAAGAAAACCTTCCACTATTCGGTTAGCACACCAGTATGTGCACCAAATATTGCGCTGGCTGTGGGTCAGTTTGACATCTACGTGGATCCGCACATGCATGAAGTGACCCACTTTTGTCTGCCCGGATTGTTGCCGCTGTTAAAAAATACGGTTCGCTACTTGCACGAGGCATTTGAATTTTACGAGGAGACCTTATCCACGCGCTACCCATTCAGTTGCTACAAACAAGTGTTTGTGGACGAATTGGACACGGACATAAGTGCCTATGCCACTATGAGCATTGCTTCGGTGAACCTGCTGCACTCCATAGCTATCATCGATCAGACCTATATATCTCGAACCTTTATGTCGCGCGCTGTGGCCGAGCAATTCTTTGGCTGCTTTATTACATCGCATCATTGGTCGGACACCTGGCTGGCCAAGGGCATTGCGGAGTATCTGTGTGGATTGTATTCCAGGAAGTGCTTCGGCAACAACGAGTACCGTGCTTGGGTGCAATCTGAACTGGCGCGTGTCGTTCGCTACGAGGAGCAGTATGGCGGCATTATTCTCGATTGCAGTCAGCCGCCAGCTCCTTTGCCTGTTTCGGGCACAAATCAATCGGCTGCTTCCAACAAACAGCAGGAGATTGTCCACTATTTTCCCATCAAGAGTTTGCACACCGTGTCTCCGAAGTATGTGGAGGCGATGCGAAGGAAAGCTCATTTTGTAATCCGGATGCTGGAGAACCGCATCGGCCAGGAGCTGCTGATTCAGGTGTTCAATAAGCAATTGGCTTTGGCTTCTAGTGCGGCAACGACAAAGATCGGTGCAGGACTCTGGTCTCAGCTGCTCATCTCGACCAACATCTTTATCAAGGCCATCTTCACCGTAACCGGAAAAGATATGTCTGTCTTCATGGACCAGTGGGTGCGCACTGGAGGGCACGCCAAGTTTTCGCTCACATCTGTGTTCAATCGCAAGAGAAACACGATTGAACTGGAGATCCGCCAGGACTTTGTCAATCAGCGGGGAATTAGGAAGTACAATGGTCCATTGATGGTGCAGCTGCAAGAGTTGGACGGAACTTTTAAGCACACATTGCAGATTGAGAGCACACTGGTAAAGTCCGATATCACTTGCCACTCGAAGAGCAGGCgtaacaaaaagaagaagatccCCTTGTGCACGGGTGAGGAAGTGGATATGGATTTATCAGCCATGGA CGACTCACCTGTGCTTTGGATCCGCCTCGATCCCGAAATGATTCTGCTGCGCGACCTCATAATCGAGCAGCCCGACTTCCAGTGGCAGTATCAGCTTCGCCATGAACGTGATGTTACTGCCCAATTTCAGGCGATTCAAGCCCTGCAAAAGTACCCAACGAATGCCACCAGGCTTGCGTTAACCGACACCATAGAAAGCGAACGTTGCTTCTATCAGGTTCGCTGCGAGGCTGCCCACAGCTTGACCAAAGTGGCCAACCAGATGGTGGCCTCCTGGAGTGGACCACCCGCCATGCTGAACATATTTAGGAAGTTTTTCGGCTCATTTAGTGCTCCGCACATTATCAAACTGAACAACTTCTCCAACTTCCAGCTGTACTTCCTGCAGAAGGCTATTCCCGTGGCCATGGCAG GTCTGCGCACATCTCATGGTATTTGCCCGCCGGAAGTGATGCGTTTTCTTTTCGATCTCTTCAAGTACAATGAGAATTCGCGTAACCATTACACCGATGCATACTACAGAGCGGCTTTGGTGGAAGCTCTAGGCGAAACCTTAACACCTGTGGTCTCCGTTGCCATACATGGCACACAAATCACTACGGACAGTCTATCCACGGATGCGAA ACTTGTGCTGGATGAAGTTACACGTCTGCTGAACATGGAGAAACACCTGCCCTCGTACAAGTACATGGTGTCCGTGTCCTGCCTGAAGGTCATCCGAAAGCTTCAAAAATTCGGTCATCTGCCATCACTGCCGCACATTTACCGCAGCTATGCCGAATATGGAATATATCTGGACCTCCGCATTGCTGCCATGGAGTGTCTGGTGGACTTTGTGAAGGTGGATGGGCGCAGCGAGGATTTGGAACATTTGATTACTTTGCTGGAAACTGATCCCGATCCGGCTGCTCGCCATGCCCTGGCCCAACTGCTGATCGATAATCCGCCATTCACCCGCGAATCTCGCAGCCGCCTGGATAAACCCAATCTCGTGGATCGTCTATGGTTCAGTATTAACCGATTGCCCTACGATACCAAGCTGCGCTGCGATATTGTTGATCTGTACTACGCACTATACGGAACTAAGCGTCCGAATTGCTTGCAGGCCGGTGAGAACCAAAGCTTCTACAAGGATTTGATGAAGGACAATAATAGCAGTGTAGGCAGCGTAACCGGCAGCTTCAAGAAGACCAGTGATTCAAAATCACATTTGCCAACGCAAACGAATACTTTGGACAATGAGCCACAGGAGCGGCAAAAGCCGGCAATGGTTACCATCAAGCGAACGGCCACAGAAGCATTTGAGGTGGGCGATGAGATAATCAAGCTGGAACGCAGCGAGGAGATCACCGTGCTAGATGAACCAGTTAACGTCCAGGCCTATGACAGTGAGACCAAAGTGAATGTCCTGCAGGCAGATGAAGAAGCACGAGATACCCATCAAGCTACCAAGCGCCTTAAGAGTGAAATGTACGCCGAGGATGATAACTCATCCACAATGCTGGACGTGGGCGACTCCACCAGATATGAGAGTAGCCACGAGGAGGGCAAGTTGAAGTCCGGCGAAGGTGGGCtcaagaagaaaaagaagaaggagaagaagaagcataagcacaaacacaagcaTAAGCACACCAAGGATAAGGATAAGGACAAGGAGCGAAAGGATAAGGACAAGCGTGACCCGCATATATCACGCCTGCAGGCGCGCGAGACAGCCACTCCGGACACTCTCAGCTCGGCGGAcagtagcaacagcaatagcctGCCGCCCATGAACCTTAACTAA
- the LOC6737505 gene encoding calpain-B translates to MYGIDNYPKNYHASGIGLVNLAALGYSKNEVSGGNEGGGAPKPSAGLYPSLPYPSSESVGGMPYVVKQTSHAQNASYAGPAMGMGMPVPGAPSAPAPYPSATPYPGAGLYPSLPSANVSSLPYPTAPMAPYPTGMPYPTGMPQPNLPYPAAPLAPYPSAMPGLPSMPMPYAPMPTSPAPQHNIGFPALPYPSAPPPASAPTQEEEPSVGVAELSFTSVKVPENQNMFWMGRKATSARQNSVSKGDFQSLRASCVANGTMFEDPDFPATNASLMYSRRPDRYYEWLRPGDIVDDPQFFVEGYSRFDVQQGELGDCWLLAAAANLTQDSTLFFRVIPPDQDFQENYAGIFHFKFWQYGKWVEVVIDDRLPTYNGELIYMHSTEKNEFWSALLEKAYAKLHGSYEALKGGTTCEAMEDFTGGVTEWYDIKEAPPNLFSIMMKAAERGSMMGCSLEPDPHVLEAETPQGLIRGHAYSITKVCLMDISTPNRQGKLPMIRMRNPWGNDAEWSGPWSDSSPEWRFIPEHTKEEIGLNFDRDGEFWMSFQDFLNHFDRVEICNLSPDSLTEDQQHSSRRKWEMSMFEGEWTSGVTAGGCRNFLETFWHNPQYIISLEDPDDEDDDGKCTAIVALMQKNRRSKRNVGIDCLTIGFAIYHLTDRDMQVKPQGLNFFKYRASVARSPHFINTREVCARFKLPPGHYLIVPSTFDPNEEGEFIIRVFSETRNNMEENDDEVGFGETDDRIAPALPPPTPKEEDDPQRIALRRLFDSVAGSDEEVDWQELKRILDHSMRDVMVGSDGFSKDAVRSMVAMLDKDRSGRLGFEEFEALLTDIAKWRAVFKLYDTRRTGSIDGFHLRGALNSAGYHLNNRLLNALAHRYGSREGQIPFDDFLMCAIKVRTFIEMFRERDTDNSDTAFFNLDDWLERTIYS, encoded by the exons ATGTACGGCATTGATAATTACCCCAAGAATTATCATGCCAGTGGCATTGGCCTTGTCAATTTGGCGGCCTTGGGCTACAGCAAGAATGAAGTCAGCGGCGGGAacgaaggaggaggagctcccAAACCCTCAGCGGGCCTCTACCCCTCGTTGCCCTATCCATCATCCGAATCCGTGGGCGGAATGCCATATGTGGTGAAGCAGACGAGTCATGCTCAGAATGCTTCGTACGCGGGACCCGCCATGGGCATGGGAATGCCCGTGCCAGGAGCCCCCTCAGCGCCGGCTCCATACCCTAGTGCCACGCCATACCCAGGAGCAGGACTTTATCCCAGTCTGCCATCAGCCAACGTATCATCGCTGCCGTATCCCACTGCGCCAATGGCGCCCTATCCAACCGGAATGCCCTATCCAACTGGCATGCCGCAGCCCAATCTACCCTATCCGGCTGCTCCGCTCGCACCATATCCATCTGCCATGCCCGGTTTGCCCAGTATGCCAATGCCGTACGCTCCCATGCCAACGAGTCCGGCTCCTCAGCACAATATCGGATTCCCAGCACTACCATATCCCTCGGCACCGCCACCGGCCAGTGCTCCAACCCAGGAGGAGGAACCTTCCGTCGGCGTGGCCGAGCTTAGCTTCACCAGTGTGAAGGTGCCCGAGAACCAGAACATGTTTTGGATGGGTCGCAAGGCCACGAGTGCCCGGCAGAACAGCGTAAGCAAAGGCGATTTCCAATCTCTGCGCGCCAGCTGCGTGGCCAATGGAACCATGTTCGAGGATCCCGATTTTCCGGCCACCAATGCTTCGTTGATGTACTCACGGCGACCGGATCGCTACTACGAGTGGCTGCGTCCCGGTGACATCGTCGATGATCCGCAGTTCTTCGTGGAAGGCTATTCACGATTCGAtgtgcaacaaggagaacTTGGCGATTG CTGGCTActggctgcagctgcaaatcTGACGCAGGACTCGACGCTCTTCTTCAGGGTGATCCCGCCGGATCAGGACTTCCAGGAGAACTACGCTGGCATCTTCCACTTCAAGTTCTGGCAGTATGGCAAGTGGGTGGAAGTGGTCATTGATGACCGTCTGCCCACCTACAATGGCGAGCTAATCTACATGCACTCCACGGAGAAGAACGAGTTTTGGAGCGCCTTGCTGGAGAAGGCTTACGCAAAGCTCCATGGATCTTATGAAGCACTCAAGG GCGGCACAACGTGCGAGGCCATGGAGGACTTCACGGGCGGCGTCACCGAGTGGTATGACATCAAGGAGGCTCCACCAAATCTATTCAGCATCATGATGAAGGCCGCCGAGCGTGGCTCGATGATGGGCTGCTCCTTGGAGCCGGATCCACATGTTCTAGAAGCGGAAACGCCACAAGGTTTGATCCGCGGTCATGCCTACTCCATTACCAAGGTGTGCCTCATGGACATATCGACACCGAATCGGCAGGGAAAATTGCCCATGATACGTATGCGCAATCCATGGGGCAACGATGCCGAATGGAGCGGTCCGTGGAGCGACAGCTCGCCTGAGTGGCGATTCATCCCGGAGCACACAAAGGAGGAGATCGGCCTTAACTTCGATAGGGATGGCGAGTTCTGGATGTCCTTCCAGGACTTCCTCAATCACTTTGATCGCGTGGAGATATGTAACTTGTCGCCCGACTCACTGACTGAGGATCAGCAGCACAGCTCCCGCCGCAAGTGGGAAATGTCCATGTTCGAGGGTGAGTGGACATCTGGCGTAACAGCTGGCGGTTGCAGAAACTTCCTGGAGACCTTCTGGCACAACCCACAGTACATCATATCGCTGGAGGATcccgacgacgaggatgacgaTGGCAAGTGCACGGCTATTGTGGCCCTTATGCAGAAAAATCGACGTAGCAAGCGCAACGTGGGCATCGACTGTCTGACCATTGGATTTGCTATATATCATCTCACAGACCGTGACATGCAAGTGAAGCCCCAGGGGCTCAACTTCTTCAAGTACCGAGCATCGGTGGCCCGTTCACCACATTTTATCAATACGCGCGAGGTGTGCGCCAGGTTTAAGTTGCCACCTGGCCACTACCTAATTGTTCCATCGACCTTCGATCCGAACGAGGAGGGCGAGTTCATTATTCGCGTCTTCTCGGAGACGAGGAACAACATGGAGGAGAACGACGATGAGGTTGGCTTTGGCGAGACCGACGATCGCATTGCTCCCGCTCTGCCGCCACCGACTCCAAAGGAGGAGGATGATCCACAGCGCATTGCACTGCGCCGTCTGTTCGACAGCGTGGCTGGCAGCGACGAGGAAGTCGACTGGCAGGAGCTGAAGCGCATCCTGGACCACTCTATGCGCGATGTTATGGTGGGCAGTGATGGCTTCTCCAAGGATGCCGTGCGTTCGATGGTAGCCATGCTGGACAAGGATCGTTCCGGTCGCCTGGGTTTCGAGGAGTTCGAAGCTCTGCTAACCGATATTGCCAAGTGGCGGGCGGTCTTTAAGCTGTATGACACCCGTCGTACTGGCAGTATTGATGGATTCCATTTGCGCGGAGCACTCAATTCGGCTGGCTACCATCTGAACAACAGGCTCCTGAACGCCCTGGCCCATCGCTACGGATCGCGGGAGGGACAAATACCATTCGACGACTTCCTGATGTGTGCCATCAAGGTGAGGACATTCATCGAGATGTTCCGCGAACGGGACACGGACAACTCGGACACGGCCTTCTTCAACTTGGACGACTGGCTGGAGCGAACAATTTACTCTTAA
- the LOC27209303 gene encoding protein Hezron — translation MSSLAPCFTVGSIVRCKTCFGDNVSGEVVAFDLGAKMLIMKCPSSNGGGDEQTTCNVTIVNLSLCMDIEIVKETMPPAEVQQPEPIDIPMIRERYRYATEHRTLSCRSYHPNVSPFGQALFRVLVKRFGDSAINWQDQGDQVAINILHQVAIHAPYGTENIRYQSWNPKLAIYVRGVVQSFCSKQF, via the exons ATGTCATCATTGGCTCCTTGCTTCACTGTGGGCTCAATAGTGCGCTGCAAGACTTGTTTTGGCGACAACGTTTCGGGCGAg GTTGTGGCCTTCGATCTGGGCGCGAAAATGCTGATAATGAAGTGTCCATCGAGCAATGGCGGTGGCGACGAACAGACCACTTGCAATGTGACCATTGTGAATCTATCCCTGTGCATGGACATTGAAATAGTGAAGGAAACAATGCCGCCGGCTGAAGTTCAGCAGCCAGAACCGATTGATATACCCATG ATCCGAGAACGATACCGATACGCAACCGAACATCGTACACTCTCCTGCCGGAGCTATCATCCCAATGTCTCGCCCTTCGGACAAGCTTTGTTCAGGGTGTTGGTCAAGCGTTTCGGCGATTCCGCAATCAACTGGCAGGACCAAGGCGACCAAGTGGCGATCAATATACTCCATCAGGTGGCCATCCATGCGCCTTATGGCACGGAGAATATTCGGTACCAGAGCTGGAATCCCAAGCTAGCGATATACGTCCGAGGGGTCGTTCAAAGCTTTTGCAGTAAACAATTCTAG